TATTTCATGGGGCGAGCTCTCCTCTCTTTTATCTAGGTCTAGGTATGCGGGCAGGCGGGAATTATGCCAAAAAGTCATACCCTCCCGCTTTTTGCGGGGTGGGGCGCCGGGCGTTGTGTGGAAGCGCGAGGGGGCATGCCTGCCCCTGGCGCCCGGGTTTATCCGGCGGGTTTGGCCGGCGCGGGGCGTGCCGGCGGGGGCGCCTGTTCAGCCGCCGGCGGCGCGGCGCGCCAGGATTCAGCGGGCCGCGCCAGCGACCCGCCCGCCTGGAACGCCGACAGCATGTTGGAGGTCAGCGAGGCGTTGAACGAAGCGACGCCGAAGATGACCGTGAGCGCCGTCGCGATGCCCGTGGCGATCATGGTCACGGTCAGCGACGAGAACTTCACGTCGAATTTCGCTTCGAGGGCTTCGTAGTTGCGCTGTATCCGCGCGCAGGTGTCTTCGATCCTGTCGACCGTCGCGTCCATATGCGCGATACGCGCGTCCATGCGCGCCTCGTGCGCGGAAAGCTTGCTGTCCAGCTCGTAGCGGCTGACGTAATTCCTCATTCGCGGCATGCGATACCTCCTCGTGGCCAGGCCCGCACGTGAGTAACGCGGGGACGCCGTGGAGTCCGCGGGGAGCGTGCCGGATTGGTGCCCGGAACCGGAATCGAACCGGTACGCCTTGCGGCGGGAGATTTTAAGTCTCCTGTGTCTACCAATTTCACCATCCGGGCGGTGAGGCAAAAGCGCCACCCTATGGGGGACGCCATGCGCGGCGCTGCTTGAGCGAAGCGGGATTGTACCTGCTGTGCGGAGGGGCGCGCCGCGCGGCCGCCAGGGGGCGTTCGTGCCGCGGTTTGCGCCTTGCGGCCAGGGCGCGCGCGGCGCGGCTGGCGGTGAAATCCGATACAATGGCCGCCCTGCAAGGACCGCGGCACGATAGACGCCCCCGCCTTGTCCGGGCGTTGCGGGAAGGATGGCAGAGTGGTCGATTGCACCGGTCTTGAAAACCGGCGACGGGAAACCGTCCGTGGGTTCGAATCCCACTCCTTCCGCCACTTCAGCCCCTGAGTGGGCCTGCGCTTACGCCACCCTACGCCCCATCGTCCTCGCCATCCCGGACCCGGGATTCAAGGAATCGATTCCACCAGGAATTCATACACGGGCATGGGCTCCTTGGCGCCATTCGGGAAAATGAAGTTGTCGCCATGGAGTTTTTCGAACGTTATTCGAAAACGCGAAGCGCGGATGCGGAATTCCCACTCTTCGCCAAGGCCGCCGAATCGCACCTCCGCGAACCGGTCATCGGTCTCGTCCAATAAGGTTCCGTAGAGATCCCACTCCTTGTCCTGGGCCTCATCGTCGTTGAGAAAAATCTCCAGCCGTGGATTGTCCTCTTTCTCGAAGGTGTAGGACAGCTTGAATACGAGTCCGAAAGCATCAGCGTGGTAGGCGTTATGAGGCCCACGCATGATGCTGATTCTCTTAATTGGACGTTCGGGCATTTTCTTTCGGCACGGGACGAAGCGGCAGGCCCGCCGCGTTCCATGCCTCGAGGCCGCCGCGATACCAGAACGTGTTGAGCTTGCCTTCCCCCGAACGCAGCGCGGCATTGTAGGAAGAGCGGTCATTGAGCCCGGTTCCGAAGAAAACGATGGGCAGCTTCGCATCGCCCTGCGCCTTCGAGGAGAGCCATTCCACGAGCCGTTCCTGCATGGTGTCCGTCAGGCTGCCGTCGCGTCCGGTCTCCGGCTCCTGGATGGCGCCGGGGATGGTCTGGTCGCTCCGGCTGGTGTCGATCAGCAGGACCTTGTCGCCCGATTTCAGGAAATCGACCAACTGCGCGGTGGTCACGACGCGCGCGCGCGGATTCGTGGTCGGCGTCGGACCCTTGTAGGGCGCCGGAAACAGGACGAGGGTCGGCGGCGTGCCGAAATCCTTGGCTTCATTGAAATTGCCGGTGGACACCGGGGCGTTCGACGCGTTCGACGGCGCCGGCGCATTCGCCGCGGGCGCCGCGGCGGGGTTCTTGGCGGGCGCGGCGCTGCCGGCCGTGGTCCAGCCGTCGACCGTCTTCATCTCGATGTCGGAAACCATGTCGATCATGGAGCCCAGCAGGTTGTAGCACATGGTGATGCTGGCGTCGTCGTGGCTATACCATGCGTTGATCTCGTCGCAATCGCGATAGACCACGGTCAGCGGCCGCGGCAGCACATAGGTTTTCGAGAGTTCTTCCGCGTTGCTGATCATGCCTTCCGAAAAGGCATCCTTGAAGAATTGGCCGAGCCGGTATTTGGACGGCTCGAATTTCATGGTGATCTTGGCGCCGGGCGCGTTCGCCGGTTGCGTGCCTTCGGGGTGCCACGGGCCTACCCGTGTGTAGGGGGCGAGGATGGTGCGCCAGGCCCGATTCTGCTTGGTGTATTCGCCCTCGCATCGGCTCAGCGTGCGCTCGTCCATGCCGGTGCCTTCGGCGAGATTCTGGAACACCGTGGGGTTGCCGCCGTAGATGACGCAGAAAAAGTTGCGATACCGCTTCAGGTCGGGCGTGTGCTCGTCCTGCCAAGGGGTTTCGCCGCGGCCGCTCGCTTCGCCCAGCTTGCCGCTGTAATACCATTGCAGCGCGCCATAGATGGCGACCTCGCGGCCTATCGTCTCGATGTCCTTGTCGTCGGTCTTGTAGATGGTCGGATCCACCAGATGCAGCGCCGAGAAGATATCGACGGCGTCTTCCTCCGGCCCGGTCGAGGGGAGATCCAGCTCGCCGATCAAGGCGTGGCCGAATTCATGCGTGAAGATGCTTTGCGCGATGCCGAGATAGGCCGCCACGCGGCGTACGGTGGTGCCGTCGAACTGGGGAATGGGGCCGATTCCCTGGTAGCGCTGCTCCATGGCGTTGAGGACCACGCCGGGCGGGTCGCCGGCCTCCTTGTTGCCGGCCTTCCTGGCGGGTTTGGGGGGATCGCCGGCATCCGCGTTGTCGGCCGCCTTCTTGGCCTCCGCCAAGGTCATGGCCTTGAAACCGGAAACGCCGAACATGCCGGTGTCGTAGGCCATGATGCCGACCTGGTCGATCGCCAGCGTGCCCGGTTCCACCGTGCCGACCTTCTTGCCGTTCAAGAAAAACGTGGCGCCGTCGTCGGCTTCGATCAACTGGGCAAAATCGTCGCCGCCGAGTTTTGCCGCCTTGGGCTGGCTGGCGATCTTGACGTTTTTCCCGCGCACGACACAGAAGAGATTCACGTCGGCGGAGGCCGTGACCTCCATCAGACAGAGATCGCCGCTGCTTGTGTTGCGGGTGAGCAGTCCGATGGACGCCGACGGCTGCTTGGAATCGACGGCAAGGCGCGCGGAGACGTAGCGGCCGGCGTCGCCCGCCGCGCCGCGCCCGAGGACCAGCGTTTGTTCGGATTGTTTCGCGTCGTCGTTCTGGAGAACGAACCAGGGGCCCTGTTCACGCGAACTCCATCCCTGGCGCAATTGGGTTTTTTCCGCGCCCCGCAGGGGGCCGAGCGGATCGGGCGTGGCCGCCGAGGCAGGATTCATGCACAGGACCGCAAGCCCCAATGCGAGCGACACCGCGCCGGCGCGCGACATCCGGAAGGCGATTCGTCCCGCGCCCGCATCCCCGTCATTCCGATTCATCGAAACTCTCCCCGGCCCCTCGACCGACATCTGGAATAGAAAAAGGCCCCCCGCGCCGCGCGGCCATGCCGCTTGCAGCCCCCCAAGAGGCTTTCTTATACGCGGGGCGGCCTGTCAGCAAAAAACAGCATATTATCCGCTGCCGGGAGAAATTGCCGCCGGCCTTTCATGCCGGGTCCGGGAAGAGCGGGCCGTGGCCGCGAACCGCCGCCAGCCGATTCACTTCTTCACGTCGCACAAATAGCTGGTGATCATGTCCGACACGTGCTTCACCCGGTTCATGACGCGCTCCTTGGCGCCCAGGTCCACGTCCAGCACATACGACAAGGTATAGCGGTTGGAGAGGGAATAAGACCCGAGGCCGGAAATCGAGACGTAGAGGTCTATCCAGTCCGCGTCCTGCCGGAATACCCCTTTTTCCTTTCCGCGTTCGAGGATGTCGTGCAGCGCGTTGCGCAGCGGATTGAACATGTCGGGAATGACCCTGGACTTCCTGATATGCGCCGCCTTGTGCAGGTTCTCGGTGGAAAGCAGTTGTATGAAGTCCGGCTGGTCGATGAAGTGCTGGACCGTCTTCACCACCAGTTCGCGCATGTCCGCCACCGGGTCCTCGCCCGACAGCGACAGCTCGTTCTGCCGCTCGCGCATCGCGCCGTAGGCCCGCTCCATGACCTCGATGAAAAGCGCTTCCTTGCTGGCGAAGTAGTGATAGACCAGGTTCTTGCTGATCTTGCAGCGGGCCACGATGGCGTCGATGCGCGCGCCGTCGTAGCCGCGGGTGGCGAACTCCTTGCTGGCGACGGCCAGGATCCGTTCGCGCGTCGCCGCGGCATTGCGCGTGCGCCGCGCGCCTTCCTTGTCCGGATTGCCTGTGGCGGCGGGTTTGGTTTTGTCTTTGTTCATCTCGGTTTCTCATGGCGAGTGTACATGCCGGGCTTGCCGAACCTGCTGTAAACCCTGATGCCGCTGTCCTTGACAGGCCCGGCGCCGATTCCATATCGTACTCCTTATTGTACTTACTGGTTAGTTAGTTAAGGCCGATCGCAGGGCCGATTCACAGGGCCGCTGACGGGCCGATCACAAGGCTGGTTCACTTGTACGCCGCGCGCCGCGCGCGTGGCACGGAGAAACGATGGACACTGCATTTCACGCCCGCGCCGGCGTGCGGGTCGGCTGCGATATCGGCGGCACCTTCACGGATATCGTGCTGGCCATGCCGGACGGCCGGCTCTACGTCAACAAGACGTCCACCACGCCCGAGAACCTGGGGCTGGCGATCACCCGGGGCCTCCAGGCCCTGATCGACCAGGCGGGGATCGCGGCGGGCGACATCGCCGAAATCGTCCACGGCACCACCACGGCGTCCAACACGATCCTGCAGAAGGTGGGCGCCCGGACGGCCGTGCTGACCACCGAGGGATTCCGCGACGTGCTGGAGATCGCGCGCATCCGCACGCCCACCATGTTCGACCTGGGCTGGTCCAAGCCGCAGCCGCTGGCGCCGCGCCGCTACCGCCGGGGCATCCGCGAACGCATCGATGCCCAGGGCCGTGTCGTCACCCCGCTCGACGAGGAGCAGCTTCTGCGGGAAGTGGGCGAACTGGCCGGCGAGGGCGTTGCCGCCATCGCCATCTGCTTCCTGAACAGCTACATCAATCCGGCGCACGAACGGCGCGCCAAGGCGCTCATCGAGGCGGCTTTCCCCAGCCTGCTGCTGAGCGTGTCCTGCGACGTGCTGCCGGAGATCAAGGAATACGAGCGCACCAGCACCACGGTGGTCAACGCCTACATACTGCCGGCCATGCGCACCTACCTGGCGCGCTTGAAGGACGACCTGGCCCGCATGGGCGTGACCGCCTCCCTCCAGGTCATGGCGTCCAACGGCGGCATGATGGGGATCGCCTCGGCGACGGAGAAACCGGTGTTCGCGGTGGCCTCCGGCCCGGCGGGCGGCGTGGCCGGCGCGGCGCAGATCGGCGCCCTGAGCGGGGATCGCGACCTGATCGTCTTCGACATGGGCGGCACCACCGCGAAGGCGTCCATCATCGCGGCCGGGACGCCGTCGCTGACCAACGAGTACGAGTTCCGCGACGGCATCAGCGCCCCCAGCCGCTTCATCAAGGGCGGCGGCTACGTGCTGAAGGTGCCGGCCATCGACATCGCCGAGGTCGGCGCCGGCGGCGGCTCCATCGCGGGCATCGACGCCGGCGGCCTGTTGTGCGTGGGGCCGGAGTCGGCGGGCGCCTATCCGGGGCCGGCCTGCTACGGCAACGGCAACGACAGGCCCACGGTGACCGACGCCAATATGGTCCTGGGATACCTGAATCCCAAGGCCCTGGCGGGCGGCAGCCTGGCGGTGAACGCCGAACTCTCCCGTGACGCCATCGCGCGGCACATCGCCGCCCCCTTGAACCTGGACGTCCTGGCGGCGGCCCATGGCATACGGCAGGTGGCCAACGTCAACATGGCGCGGGCCATCCGCGCGGTGACGGTCGAGCGGGGCAGGGATCCGCGCGACATGGCGATGATCGCGTTCGGCGGCGGCGGCCCCCTGCATGCCGTCTCGGTGGCGCGGCTGCTGGGCATCACGCGCGTCATCGCGCCCATCATGGCCGGCGTGTTCTGCTCGGCGGGCATGCTGTCCGCCGACGCGGAGCACAACTTCGTGAAGGCGGTGCTGCGGCGTCTCGACGATTGCGAGCCAGCGGCGCTGGCGGCGATCGCCGACGACCTGCGCGCCCAGGGCCGGGACATCCTGGCCTCCGAAGGGTATGCGAACGCCGCGGTGGAAACCGTCGTCTTCGCCGACGTCCGCTACCTGGGCCAGAGTTCCGAGCTGACGGTGCCCCTGGCGGCCGGCGCTCTCGATGCGAGCGCGCTGGATCGGCTGAAGGACGATTTCAACGCCGAGTATGCGCGCACCTTCGGCTATAGCAGCGACGAGCCGCTGGAGCTGGTGAACATGCGCGTGTCGGCCTACGGCCGCAGCGGCCAGCGCCTGGATTTCGGCCACTGCAAGGTGGACGCCTCCGCGCTGGCCGGCGAATCGGGCGTGCGCATGGTCAGCTTTTCCGCGGACGAGCCGCCCCGCGAGACGCGGCTGGTGCCGCGCGGCGCCTTGACGCGGCAGAAGATGGACGGGCCGCTGATCATCGAGTCCTACGACACGACCATCGTCGTGCCGCCGCGCTGCAGCGCCCACGCCGACGGCGTCGGCAACATCATCATCGACCTGCACCAGGAAACCGCATGAATCCCATCATCGACCCGATTACCTTCGCGGTAGTCAAGAACGCCATGGACGCCATCGTGGACGAAGTGGCCTATACGGTCCTGCGCACCGCCCGCTCGGAGATCGTCAAGGACGTCATGGATTATTCCGCGGCGATCTGCGACCGCCACGGCCAGATGATCGCCCAGGCCAAGACCATCGCGCTGCACCTGGGCGCGATCCCGGAGGCGATGGCTTCGGTGCAGGCCCGCTACGGCGATTCCCTGCGGCCCGGCGACGCGATCATCGTCAACGATCCCTACGACGGCGGGATGCACCTGCCGGACATCTTCATGTTCGTGCCTTTCTTCTACCGGGGCGAACTGGAGGGGTATTGCGTGGTGATCTGCCATCACACGGACGTGGGCGGCCGCGTGCCGGGATCGAACGCCAGCGATTCGACGGAAATCTACCAGGAAGGCCTGCGCATTCCCGTGGTCAAGTTCTATGAGGAAGGGCGCGTCAACGACATCATGGAGCGCGTCATCGCGCGCAATGTGCGCGTGCCCGGCCGGGTGCTGGGCGACCTGCGCGCGCAGTACGCGGCCTGCCAGGTCGGCGTGCGGGAACTGACCTCCCTGCTGGACCGCTACGGCCGCGATTCGGCGCGCGCCTATTTCGCGGAATTGCTGGATTACGCGGAGCGCCTCACCCGCGAGGAGATCCGCCGCTGGCCCAAGGGCACCTACACCTTCCTGGACCATATCGACGACGACGGGCTTTCCCCGGACCCCATCCCGATCAAGGTGGCGGTGACCGTGCACGAAGACCATGTCAGCGTGGACTACACGGGTTCCGCCCCGCAGGTGCGGGCCGCCATCAACTCCACCCTGTCCTACACCAAATCGTGCACCTACCTGAGCGTGCGCTGCGCGCTCAAGGGCGACGTGCCCAACAACGCCGGCGTATTCCGCTGCGTGGACATCTCCGTGCCGGAAGGAACGGTGCTGAATCCCCTGGAGCCGGCCGCCGTCGCGGCGCGCGCGCTGACCGGCTACCGGGTGTTCGACGCCATGCTCGGCGCGCTGGCGCAGGTGGTGCCCGACCGCGTGCCCGCGGCCGGGGAGGGCGGCAACACGGTGGTATGCCTTTCGGGCAAGAGCGACGAGGGCAAGCCCTACATCATCGTCGACATGGTCTGCGGCGCCTGGGGCGGCCGGCCGCAGGCCGACGGCATCGAAGCCATCACCAACGCGTCCCAGAATCTGTCCAATACGCCGGTGGAGACGCTGGAAGCGCAGCATCCGGTCCGCGTCGAAGCCTATGAATTGCTGCCCGATTCCTGCGGGGCGGGACGCTTCCGCGGCGGCCTGGGCATCCGCCGCAGCTATCGGGTGCTGGGCGACGACGTGCTGTTGCAGTTGCGGGCGGACCGGATGAAGTTCCCGCCCTACGGCCTGGGCGGCGGCAAGCCCGCGCGGGCGGCGGCCAATACCCTGCATAGCGGCGAGGACGATATCTCCCTGCCCAGCAAGGTGGGCATGCTGATCCAGCGCAACGACGTGGTCACGCACGACCAGCCCGGCGGCGGCGGCTTCGGCGATCCCTTGCTGCGCGAGGAGGCCGCCATCGAGCAGGATGTCTGGAACCAGAAGTTGACGGCGGAGTACGTGCGGGACCATTACCGCATGGTCGTCGACCCCCGGACCGGAAAAATCGACCGGGCCGCCACGCAGGCGCTGCGGGCGCAATGACCGGAAAGTCCAACCAATTCAAGGGGAACAAAATGAATCGTAGGAAAGCGTTGTCCATGGTGTCCGGGGCGCTTGCGCTGGCGGCGGGCCTGGCCTTGCCGCCGGCGGCGCGGGCCGCCGACAAGCTGCTGGTGCGGCTGGACTTCTCGCCCTGGGGCATGCACGGCGCCATGCACCTGGCGCTCCAGAAAGGTTGGTTCAAGGACGCGGGCCTGGACGTGGAGGTGCAGGACGGCACCGGCACGATCAACACCTTGCAACTGCTGGCGGCGGGGCAGGTGGACGTGGGCCAGGTCGCCCTGGGCACCATGGCGGTCGCCAAGGAAAACGGGCTGGACCTGATGTCCATCGCGGGTTTCGCCCGCACCGGCGACCTGGCCGTGCTGACGGACGAGAAGCTGGGCGTGAAGTCGCCCAAGGACTTGGCCGGCAAGAAAATCGTCTGTTTCACCACCAGCCCCTGGGCGCCGTTCATCGATCCCTTCCTGAAGGTCAATGGCCTGTCGCGGAGCGACGTGAGCGTGGTGATGGTGGCGCCCAGCGCCATGGTCTCCACCTACGCGTCCGGCAATAGCGACGGTCTCATGACGCAGGCGCCGTTCGGCCAGCCCATGGTGCGCAAGACGCGTCCGGCTTCCGCCCTGTTGCTGGCCGACAGCGGCATCTCCTTCCCCAGCTACGGCCTGGTTGCCACGCCCGCGACCATCAAGGGCAAGGGCGAGGCGTTGCGCAAGTTCGTCGCGGTGCAACTGCGCGCCTGGAAATACATCTATGACGGCCACGTCGAGGAGGCGGTCGCCGCCATCGTCGCCGACCGGCCCAATGCCAGGCTGGACCCCGACGTGTTGCGCGAGCAGATCCAGGCCTATCGCCCCTTCTTCGAAAGCCCCGCCAAGCCCGGCCTGGCGTTCGGCATCCAGACCGACGCGGACTGGTCCGCGGCCATCGCCACGCTGGAGAAGACCGGCCAGGTCAAGGCCGGACACGTTCCCGCCGACTACTACACCAACGCCCTGTTGCCGAACTGATATCTGAGCAAGGAGATGCGCCGTGTCCGGGTTCCTGGAAATCGCGCGATTGAACAAGATCTACCGCTCGGACAGCGGCCCCTTGCACGCCTTGCAGGACGTGGCGCTGGACATCGCCGAGGGCGAGTTCGTCAGCATCGTCGGCCCGAGCGGCTGTGGCAAAAGCACGCTGCTCAAATGCATCGCGGGCCTGGAAGGCATCAGCAGCGGCACGCTGAAGCTGCGCGGCAAGCCCATCCTGGAGCCGCCGGAAGACATGGGCGTGGTGTTCCAGCGGGATCTGCTGCTGGAGTGGCGCAACATCCTGGACAACGTGCTGCTGGCGGCGGAATTCCACGACGCGCCGCGGGCCGCGCACGAACCCCGCGCGCGCGAGCTGCTGGACCTGTTCGGGCTGTCCGCGTTCATCGACCGCTATCCGCGCGAGTTGTCCGGCGGCATGCGGCAGCGCGTGTCCATCTGCCGCGCGCTGCTGCTGGATCCGCAACTGCTGCTGATGGACGAGCCCTTCGGCGCGCTGGATCCCTTCACCCGCGACGAGCTGAACGTCGAGTTGCAGCGCGCCTGGATGGCGACCGGCAAGACCGTGGTGTTCATCACGCATTCGGTTTCCGAAGCGGTCTACCTGGGCAGCCGCGTGGTGATGATGGCGCGCGGCCCGGGACGCGTGGCGGAGGTGATCCCCATCGAGCTGGAGCGTCCGCGCGGGCTGGAGGTGCGTGAAACCGCCGGCTTCGCGGGCTACGTATCGCACATCCGGGACACTTTCCGCGGATTGGGCATCTACAAGAATTGAGCGGAGAGCGCCGTGAACCAACTGTGGAAACGCACCATGCGCAGCCGGCAGGCTTTCGCCACGATGCTGGTCCTTTTGATTGTCTGGGAGATCGCGGTGCGGACCCTGGGGATCCGGGAGTTTCTCCTGCCCGCGCCCAGCAAGGTCATCCTCGAATTCTTCAAGCAGCCGGGCTATCTGCTCATGCAGAGCCTGGATACGCTGGGCACGACGCTCGCCGGCTTCGTGCTGGCGGTCGTGCTGGGCGTGGCGGCGGCGATCGGCATCGTCTACTCGCGCTTTCTCGACCGCACCTTGTACTCGCTGCTGGTGGCGATGAACGCGGTGCCCAAGGTGGCGCTGGCGCCGCTGTTCGTGATCTGGCTGGGAACCAGCGCGGCGCCGAAGATCGCCATCGCATTGCTGATCGCCATTTTTCCCATCCTGATCGATACCGTGCTGGGGCTGCGCTCCACCGATCCCGACATGCTGGACATGGCGCGCGTCAATCGCGCGTCGCGCGCCAAGATCCTCTGGAAGATCCGCTTTCCCAACGCCATGCCCAGCCTGCTGGCGGGCATGAAAGTGGGCATCTCGTTCGCGCTGGTCGGCACCATCGTGGGGGAATTCGTCGCCGGCGAGACGGGGCTGGGCCACGTGATCCTGGTGGCGCAGGGCAGCTTCGATACGCCGACGGTCTTCGTCGCGCTGGCCCTGCTCTGCATCCTGGGCGTGCTGCTTTTCAAGGCCATCGAGCTCGCCGAAGAGCGCCTGCTGGGATGGCACGCTTCGCAGCGCGAGCGCCCGGATGCCGCGGTCTGACAGCCCCGCCGTGCCGCCTATTGCTGCTTCAGCGACGCCGAGTCGATCACGAAGCGATACTTCACGTCGCTCTTGAGCATGCGCTCATAGGCCTCGTTGATCTGTTGCACCGGGATCAGCTCGATATCCGAGGTGATGCCGTGCTCGCCGCAGAAGTCCAGCATTTCCTGGGTTTCGGCGATGCCGCCGATCAGCGAACCCGCCAGGCGGCGGCGCTTGAAGATCAGGTTGAAGACCTGGGGAGAGGGATGGTCGTGTTCGGGCACGCCCACCAGCACCATCGTGCCGTCGCGCCGCAGCAGGTTCAGGAAGGGATTGAGATCGTGCTGCGCCGCCACCGTATTGAGGATGAGGTCGAAGCTGTTCGCATGGGCGTTCATCTCGTCGGGATTCCTGGAAATAACGACTTCGCTCGCCCCCAGGCGCTTGCCGTCCTCGATCTTGGACGGCGAGGTGGTGAACAGCACCACGTGCGCGCCCATCGCGGCGGCCAGCTTCACGCCCATGTGGCCGAGGCCGCCCAGGCCCACGATGCCGACCTTCTTGCCGGGCCCCGCGCCCCAGGTGCGCAGCGGCGAATAGGTGGTGATGCCCGCGCACAGCAGCGGCGCCACGCCGGCCAGGTCCAGGTTTCGGGGGATGCTCAGGACATAGGCCTCGTCCACCACCATCTGCGACGAGTAGCCGCCGTAGGTGGTGGCGCCGGTCTGCTTGTCGATGCCGTTGTAGGTCGGCACGAAGCCCGTTTCGCCTTCGCAGTATTGCTCCAGGCCTTCCTTGCAGCTAGGGCAGGCGCGGCAGGAGTCGACCATGCAGCCCACGCCGACGATGTCGCCGATCTTGAACCTGGTGGCCTGCGAGCCGACGGCGGTCACGCGGCCGACGATTTCGTGGCCCGGCACGACGGGGTAGATGGTGTTGCGCCACTCATCGCGCGCCTGGTGCAGGTCCGAATGGCAGACGCCGCAGTACAGCACGTCCAGTTGCACGTCGAATTCGCGCAAGTCGCGGACTTGGTAGTTGAAAGGCGCGAGCGCGGCCTTGGGGCCGGTGGCGCCGAACGCATAAGTGGTGGTCATGGGGGATCTCCGGACAGCGAGAAAAATTGCGAAAACCGTGGAACAGGCGGGACGGCGATGCCGCGCGAGGGTGCGCCGGCTGGCCCGCGCCGCCGAGGTGGGCGCGGGCCGGCGCGCCGCCGTGATCCACGTCAGGGTCAATACTAGGCTGATTCGGCGGGCGGCCGCGTGCCTAAACGAAGCGGATACTTGCCTATTTCTCCGACATTTTTCTCATGGCGGGACAGGCTTTTCTCATTGCGCGTGCAAGTGCTCGAAGAGGATGGAGGCGCCCACGCCGATCAGCACCAGGCCGCCGAAGATTTCCGCGCGCTTGCCGACCAGGCTGCCCAGCACCCGGCCCAGCATCACGCCCACGGTCACCATCAGCAGGGTGGCCAGTCCGATCACCGAGGCGGTGATGAAGATGTTGTTGTCGATGAAAGCGAGGCTGACGCCGACCGCCATCGCGTCGATGCTGGTGGCGAAGCCGGTCAGGGCCAGGTTCCAGAAGGAATGCTTGCGCGGCGGCTGGCTGGCCTTGTCGTCGCGCTGGCCGCGGACGGCGTTGCGTATCATCAGGAGCCCGAGGATGGACAACATGACGAAGGCCAGCCAGTGGTCCCAGTTTTGCACGTACCTGGCGGCCGCCGAGCCGATCAGCCAGCCGATCACCGGGGTAATGGCCTCG
This genomic interval from Bordetella genomosp. 10 contains the following:
- a CDS encoding ABC transporter permease — its product is MNQLWKRTMRSRQAFATMLVLLIVWEIAVRTLGIREFLLPAPSKVILEFFKQPGYLLMQSLDTLGTTLAGFVLAVVLGVAAAIGIVYSRFLDRTLYSLLVAMNAVPKVALAPLFVIWLGTSAAPKIAIALLIAIFPILIDTVLGLRSTDPDMLDMARVNRASRAKILWKIRFPNAMPSLLAGMKVGISFALVGTIVGEFVAGETGLGHVILVAQGSFDTPTVFVALALLCILGVLLFKAIELAEERLLGWHASQRERPDAAV
- a CDS encoding NAD(P)-dependent alcohol dehydrogenase, which encodes MTTTYAFGATGPKAALAPFNYQVRDLREFDVQLDVLYCGVCHSDLHQARDEWRNTIYPVVPGHEIVGRVTAVGSQATRFKIGDIVGVGCMVDSCRACPSCKEGLEQYCEGETGFVPTYNGIDKQTGATTYGGYSSQMVVDEAYVLSIPRNLDLAGVAPLLCAGITTYSPLRTWGAGPGKKVGIVGLGGLGHMGVKLAAAMGAHVVLFTTSPSKIEDGKRLGASEVVISRNPDEMNAHANSFDLILNTVAAQHDLNPFLNLLRRDGTMVLVGVPEHDHPSPQVFNLIFKRRRLAGSLIGGIAETQEMLDFCGEHGITSDIELIPVQQINEAYERMLKSDVKYRFVIDSASLKQQ
- the mntP gene encoding manganese efflux pump MntP; translation: MNFAATLLLAFAMSTDAFAAAIGKGTSLYKPRFSDALRTGVIFGAIEAITPVIGWLIGSAAARYVQNWDHWLAFVMLSILGLLMIRNAVRGQRDDKASQPPRKHSFWNLALTGFATSIDAMAVGVSLAFIDNNIFITASVIGLATLLMVTVGVMLGRVLGSLVGKRAEIFGGLVLIGVGASILFEHLHAQ
- a CDS encoding ABC transporter ATP-binding protein; translation: MSGFLEIARLNKIYRSDSGPLHALQDVALDIAEGEFVSIVGPSGCGKSTLLKCIAGLEGISSGTLKLRGKPILEPPEDMGVVFQRDLLLEWRNILDNVLLAAEFHDAPRAAHEPRARELLDLFGLSAFIDRYPRELSGGMRQRVSICRALLLDPQLLLMDEPFGALDPFTRDELNVELQRAWMATGKTVVFITHSVSEAVYLGSRVVMMARGPGRVAEVIPIELERPRGLEVRETAGFAGYVSHIRDTFRGLGIYKN